One window from the genome of Fulvivirga lutea encodes:
- a CDS encoding aspartate-semialdehyde dehydrogenase: MKLAVVGATGLVGQEVLKVIKERGFEYDELFMVASERSVGKKLEFKGKEYEVIGLDKAVSLQPDIAIFSAGGSTSLEWAPKFEAVGTIVIDNSSAWRMSPKHKLVVPEVNGDVLRIDDRIIANPNCSTIQMVLALAPLHKKYKVKRIVVSTYQSVTGTGKAAVDQLMSERSGDESTKVYPHKIDMNALPHIDVFMDNGYTKEEMKMVNETKKILQDDSIQVTATAVRLPVMGGHSEAINVEFEKDYDLNEVREILSNSAGIVVKDDVANNVYPMPLDAQGKDEVFVGRLRRDESQPNTLNMWVVADNLRKGAATNAVQIAEYMAVNNLVY; encoded by the coding sequence ATGAAATTAGCAGTTGTTGGAGCAACCGGACTCGTAGGACAAGAAGTTTTAAAAGTAATTAAAGAAAGAGGGTTTGAATACGATGAACTTTTTATGGTAGCATCGGAAAGATCAGTGGGAAAGAAACTTGAGTTTAAGGGTAAGGAATATGAGGTCATAGGATTAGATAAAGCGGTTTCATTGCAACCGGATATTGCCATATTTTCTGCTGGGGGCAGCACTTCTCTCGAATGGGCACCAAAGTTTGAGGCAGTAGGTACAATTGTTATCGACAATTCAAGCGCATGGAGAATGAGTCCGAAACATAAATTAGTAGTGCCTGAGGTGAATGGTGATGTCCTAAGAATTGATGACAGAATTATCGCCAACCCAAATTGCTCAACCATTCAAATGGTGTTAGCACTGGCGCCACTTCACAAAAAATATAAAGTAAAGCGAATAGTTGTCTCAACGTATCAATCAGTTACAGGCACCGGTAAGGCTGCTGTAGATCAGTTAATGAGCGAAAGAAGTGGTGATGAATCAACAAAAGTGTATCCACATAAGATAGATATGAATGCGTTGCCTCACATTGATGTATTTATGGACAATGGCTACACCAAAGAAGAGATGAAAATGGTAAATGAAACCAAGAAAATTCTTCAGGATGATAGCATTCAAGTTACTGCCACTGCCGTGCGTTTACCGGTAATGGGGGGTCACTCTGAGGCAATTAATGTAGAGTTCGAAAAAGACTATGATCTAAATGAGGTTCGAGAAATTTTGTCAAACTCGGCTGGTATTGTTGTTAAGGATGATGTAGCAAATAATGTGTACCCTATGCCATTAGATGCCCAGGGTAAAGACGAAGTGTTTGTTGGTCGTTTGCGCAGAGATGAGTCGCAACCAAACACATTAAACATGTGGGTTGTTGCAGATAACTTAAGAAAGGGAGCAGCTACCAATGCAGTTCAAATTGCAGAGTACATGGCGGTAAATAATTTAGTTTATTGA
- a CDS encoding class I SAM-dependent methyltransferase has product MIEGIINSKVQQFILENEYADPFELSLNHKEVEGVSIQLIAQQIAARKKAKSKLPTWYKTPQIIYPVKVSVEQSSSELTANYKATLGKGNSYIDLTAGMGVDTWALSQRFAKGICLEQNQELARQTEHNLKALGVANVVVIHTSAEDFLDGNTESFDLIYLDPARRDANARKVFTLEDCTPNIVELLPALKKHGNQILVKTAPLMDINLSIKSLHGVKEVHVVSVNNDCKEVLYLIDDHSNTEVKVVTVNLNGHAIEKFDFNLDKESELSVNYSPPKKYLFEPNASIMKAGGFKSIATYYNLDKLHANTHLYTSDKLAENFPGRTFQIDHLINYNKKEFHQLGIGNKANVATRNFKDSPEQIKKKLGVKDGGEIYLFAFTDISGKMKLAICSKVNKS; this is encoded by the coding sequence TTGATTGAAGGCATTATCAACTCGAAGGTTCAGCAGTTCATTTTAGAAAATGAATATGCAGATCCTTTTGAACTATCGCTGAATCATAAGGAAGTTGAAGGAGTATCGATTCAGTTAATAGCCCAGCAAATAGCTGCCAGAAAAAAGGCAAAAAGTAAGCTGCCAACCTGGTACAAAACACCGCAGATTATCTACCCGGTAAAGGTTTCAGTAGAACAAAGTTCTTCTGAACTAACGGCCAACTATAAAGCAACACTGGGCAAGGGTAATTCCTATATTGATTTAACAGCCGGAATGGGTGTTGATACCTGGGCGTTATCACAGCGATTTGCAAAAGGTATTTGCTTAGAGCAAAATCAAGAGCTCGCTAGACAAACTGAGCATAATTTGAAAGCTTTGGGTGTAGCTAATGTTGTAGTGATTCATACATCTGCTGAGGATTTCTTGGATGGTAACACTGAGAGTTTTGATCTTATTTATTTAGACCCTGCAAGAAGAGATGCGAATGCCAGAAAGGTTTTTACGCTGGAAGATTGCACTCCAAATATTGTTGAGTTATTACCTGCACTAAAAAAACATGGAAATCAAATATTGGTAAAAACAGCACCCTTAATGGATATTAATTTGTCTATTAAGTCTTTGCATGGCGTCAAGGAAGTTCATGTTGTGTCTGTTAACAACGATTGTAAGGAGGTTCTATATTTAATCGATGATCATTCAAATACAGAAGTAAAGGTTGTAACGGTTAATCTGAATGGTCATGCAATAGAAAAGTTCGATTTCAATCTCGACAAAGAGTCAGAACTATCTGTTAATTACTCCCCTCCAAAAAAATATTTGTTTGAGCCTAACGCCTCCATTATGAAAGCCGGTGGTTTCAAATCAATTGCTACTTACTACAATTTAGATAAGCTACATGCCAACACGCACCTCTACACAAGTGATAAATTAGCAGAGAATTTTCCAGGCAGAACTTTCCAAATTGATCATCTTATCAACTATAATAAAAAGGAGTTTCACCAATTAGGAATAGGGAATAAAGCCAATGTTGCAACTAGAAACTTTAAAGATTCTCCTGAGCAGATTAAGAAAAAGTTAGGTGTAAAAGATGGTGGTGAAATTTATCTATTTGCTTTCACAGACATATCAGGCAAAATGAAATTAGCAATATGTTCTAAAGTGAATAAATCTTAG